From the Paenibacillus sp. R14(2021) genome, the window GAAATATGATTCGAAAAAATTACTGCTCCAGCAAATACGGCGCGTACTTTCGGGCCATTTCCCTGTTGACACTATAGTAAATATAGGTTCCGTCCTTGCGGAGCGTAAGTAAACCGCACTCTGTCAGCTGTTTTAAATGATGCGACAAGGTAGAGCCGGCTACGGATTCCAGCTTGCT encodes:
- a CDS encoding helix-turn-helix transcriptional regulator, with protein sequence MIENNEEVKQAVKIYKALGEPTRIKIAMLLTEEKNLCCSDIGSKLESVAGSTLSHHLKQLTECGLLTLRKDGTYIYYSVNREMARKYAPYLLEQ